Proteins encoded by one window of Gehongia tenuis:
- a CDS encoding ABC-F family ATP-binding cassette domain-containing protein has protein sequence MIIQLSGIEKYFGVQPVLQGADLMIQEKQRLGIVGANGAGKTTLMRIMLGLEGVDKGTIHQQKGLRVGYLPQHSDMESTSTVYEEMLSVYEPVFEMERRLAQMEAEMGQLHDSDPKAYAQLTDAYDRMRKRFEDMDGYGYNSSIQGVLAGLGFQKSQYDQPAHTLSGGQKARLSLAKLLVGKPDVLMMDEPTNHLDIRTTRWLETYLQRFEGALVIISHDRYFLDTLCDSIADVHFGRIHTYQGNYSQFRVKKQAQLEQQQKEYELYCREVERQKEIIETYRSFNREKSIKAAESREKALARMTVVERPPQDFKIAFEFPPCPPSGQDVLTAQDLAMAFDGKTVFEGLGFRIQAGDRIGVIGPNGSGKSTLIKILAKKLRPTQGELFWGAGVKPAYYDQQLALLDENKTLMDQIWDAHPALTQTRIRSALAAFGFVKDEVFKTISMLSGGEQSRVALVELLLKPANLLLLDEPTNHLDMDACQALENALIGYEGTLITISHDRYFINRIANRIFEIKDGQLLEVLGNYDDYAAYQQRLQEEEASESVGPTKTARVKAQKALRVEREQLRQQKKALEQVENDIAVLEKDMEGLAGTLSSGALSAQESLAAAQRYAAMEESLNELMERWEAMQSE, from the coding sequence TTGATCATTCAACTGTCGGGCATAGAAAAATACTTCGGCGTGCAGCCTGTTTTACAGGGTGCCGATTTGATGATCCAAGAAAAACAGCGTCTGGGAATCGTGGGCGCCAACGGCGCGGGAAAGACCACGCTCATGCGCATCATGCTGGGCCTTGAGGGCGTGGACAAAGGCACGATTCATCAGCAAAAAGGCCTCCGGGTCGGCTATCTGCCCCAGCACAGCGACATGGAATCCACCAGCACCGTCTATGAGGAGATGCTTTCCGTATACGAGCCGGTTTTTGAGATGGAACGGCGGCTGGCCCAGATGGAGGCGGAGATGGGCCAGCTTCATGACAGCGATCCCAAGGCCTACGCCCAGCTCACCGACGCCTACGACCGGATGCGCAAACGCTTTGAAGATATGGACGGGTACGGGTACAACTCCAGCATCCAGGGCGTGCTGGCGGGTCTTGGTTTCCAGAAAAGCCAGTACGATCAGCCCGCCCATACCCTGAGCGGCGGGCAGAAGGCGCGGCTCTCCCTGGCCAAGCTGCTGGTGGGAAAACCGGACGTGCTCATGATGGACGAACCCACCAATCATCTCGATATCCGAACCACCCGATGGCTGGAGACCTATCTGCAGCGCTTTGAGGGCGCCCTGGTCATCATTTCCCACGACCGTTATTTTCTGGACACCCTCTGCGACAGCATCGCCGACGTGCATTTTGGTCGTATTCACACCTATCAGGGGAACTATTCCCAGTTCCGCGTGAAAAAGCAGGCTCAGCTGGAACAGCAGCAAAAAGAGTACGAACTCTACTGCCGGGAAGTGGAGCGGCAAAAAGAGATCATCGAAACGTACCGCTCCTTCAACCGGGAGAAGAGCATCAAGGCGGCCGAAAGCCGGGAAAAGGCTCTCGCCCGCATGACCGTGGTGGAACGCCCGCCCCAGGATTTCAAGATTGCCTTTGAGTTTCCTCCCTGTCCCCCTTCCGGCCAGGACGTGCTCACGGCGCAGGATCTCGCCATGGCCTTTGACGGCAAGACCGTCTTTGAAGGGCTGGGTTTCCGCATTCAGGCGGGAGACCGCATCGGTGTGATCGGTCCCAACGGCTCAGGAAAATCCACGCTGATCAAAATTCTGGCAAAAAAGCTGCGGCCCACCCAGGGCGAACTCTTTTGGGGCGCGGGCGTAAAGCCAGCCTACTATGATCAGCAGCTGGCCCTGCTCGATGAAAACAAGACGCTGATGGATCAGATTTGGGATGCCCATCCGGCTCTTACGCAGACCCGCATCCGAAGTGCGCTGGCGGCCTTTGGCTTCGTCAAAGATGAGGTTTTCAAAACCATTTCCATGCTCAGCGGCGGCGAACAAAGCCGGGTGGCGCTGGTGGAGCTGCTGCTGAAGCCCGCCAACCTGCTGCTGCTGGACGAGCCTACCAACCATCTGGACATGGATGCCTGTCAAGCGTTGGAAAACGCGCTCATCGGGTACGAAGGTACGCTGATCACCATCTCCCACGACCGCTACTTTATCAACCGGATCGCCAACCGCATCTTTGAAATTAAGGACGGTCAGCTTCTGGAGGTTCTGGGCAATTACGACGATTACGCGGCCTATCAGCAGCGTCTCCAGGAGGAGGAAGCGTCGGAAAGCGTCGGCCCCACCAAGACCGCCCGTGTGAAGGCACAAAAGGCGCTGAGAGTGGAGCGGGAACAGCTCCGTCAGCAGAAAAAAGCGCTGGAACAGGTGGAAAACGACATCGCCGTTCTGGAAAAGGACATGGAAGGCTTGGCCGGGACTTTGTCCAGCGGCGCCCTTTCCGCCCAGGAATCCCTGGCGGCAGCGCAGCGATATGCGGCCATGGAGGAATCGCTGAATGAATTGATGGAGCGCTGGGAGGCTATGCAAAGCGAATAA
- a CDS encoding DUF378 domain-containing protein: MTTLSLILVIIGAINWGLVGLFQFDLVSFLFGGQTALVSRIIYTIIGAAGLWSISLLFRKHEREEDREPDRIQ, translated from the coding sequence GTGACGACGCTATCCCTGATTTTGGTTATCATCGGTGCCATCAACTGGGGCCTCGTGGGGCTTTTTCAGTTTGACCTCGTGTCCTTCCTGTTCGGCGGTCAAACGGCACTGGTCAGCCGGATCATCTACACCATCATCGGTGCGGCCGGTCTTTGGAGCATCTCTTTGCTGTTTCGCAAGCACGAGCGCGAAGAGGACCGTGAGCCCGATCGGATTCAGTAA
- a CDS encoding flavin reductase family protein, with amino-acid sequence MRDLIDIQKSEAVLEQLRHGGIFFTVAENGRPNTMTIGWGGFTIFWGKPVFIAPIRPSRYSREIVDRTGRFNLSVPQDGVMTKELAYCGSHSGRDGDKFKALHLATQPGQVNDIPILADCSFHYECKVLLRQPTDMSPLPADIKDRFYADGDDHILYFGEILKAYAL; translated from the coding sequence ATGAGGGATTTAATCGATATTCAAAAATCGGAAGCCGTGCTGGAGCAGCTGCGCCATGGCGGCATTTTTTTCACCGTGGCCGAGAACGGCAGGCCCAACACCATGACCATTGGATGGGGCGGGTTTACCATCTTCTGGGGCAAGCCCGTGTTCATCGCACCCATTCGTCCCTCCCGGTATTCCCGTGAGATCGTGGACCGCACCGGCCGTTTCAATCTAAGCGTGCCTCAGGACGGCGTGATGACCAAGGAACTCGCCTATTGCGGCAGTCATTCGGGGCGGGACGGCGATAAATTTAAAGCCCTTCATCTGGCCACCCAGCCCGGGCAGGTGAACGATATTCCCATTCTCGCCGACTGCTCCTTCCACTATGAGTGCAAGGTGCTGCTGCGCCAGCCCACCGACATGTCCCCTCTGCCCGCTGATATCAAGGATCGATTCTATGCTGACGGCGACGATCACATCCTCTACTTCGGTGAAATTTTAAAAGCATACGCCCTTTAA
- a CDS encoding S9 family peptidase, with the protein MEPIRLNEFLNYRFISALALAPGGAHAAFAVSQSNDQNGYDSNLWLLSLKEERAFQFTASGKEKSFIWEDRETLLFPSGRKDEPHGTVFFRQRIGGGEATEAFRLPVKVSAFQGIGKGRYLITAPFRQNLPDPLDFEGEERNAVYKAMEAEEDYEVLDELPFWGNGKGFTNKRRSRLYLYDETMDKLSAISPPLMNVEGITVAEDLTRALYFGCEFDSVCDQTAAVHELNLENLSDRVLLPSGRLHVDGAFYLGGAITLLATDQKRYGTSENTALYRLQPENGGCALILDPDMSFGNSVGTDSRLWGGISAKASCDALYTIVTEQNASRLYVFRGGALLPLTASKGAVDSFDVEGDRILFVGMRGMGLEEIYALDARTGEEKRLTDINDALRGRYVGEPEKLSFTNSDGLSIDGWVIRPKGYDPSQTYPAILDIHGGPKTVYGEVFVHEMQHWASEGYFVLFCNPRGSDGRGNAFADLRGKYGSIDYRDILEFTDQALQRYPAIDPARLGVAGGSYGGFMVNWIIGHTERFAAAASQRSIANWMSKTLTTDIGYYHNMDQMAATPWNGADRMWDFSPLKYADRVKTPTLFIHSNEDYRCWMAEGLQMFTALKLHGVPARLCLFKGENHELSRSGKPQHRVRRLQEMTEWFNHYLKA; encoded by the coding sequence ATGGAGCCCATCCGTCTCAATGAGTTTTTAAACTATCGCTTCATCTCCGCCCTCGCCCTCGCCCCCGGCGGTGCCCACGCCGCCTTTGCCGTCTCGCAGAGCAACGATCAAAATGGTTATGACAGCAATCTATGGCTGCTTTCCTTGAAGGAGGAGCGAGCCTTTCAGTTTACCGCCTCCGGCAAGGAGAAATCCTTTATTTGGGAGGACCGGGAGACCCTGCTGTTCCCTTCCGGCCGAAAGGATGAACCCCACGGAACCGTCTTTTTCCGCCAGCGTATCGGCGGCGGTGAGGCAACGGAGGCCTTCCGCCTGCCGGTGAAGGTTTCCGCCTTCCAGGGAATCGGAAAGGGGCGGTATCTCATCACCGCCCCTTTCCGGCAAAACCTTCCCGATCCCCTGGATTTTGAAGGCGAAGAGCGAAACGCCGTTTACAAGGCCATGGAAGCCGAAGAGGATTATGAGGTTTTGGACGAGCTTCCCTTCTGGGGCAACGGCAAAGGGTTCACCAACAAACGGCGCAGCCGCCTTTACCTCTATGATGAGACTATGGATAAGCTTTCCGCCATCAGCCCGCCCCTTATGAATGTGGAGGGAATCACGGTTGCCGAGGATTTAACCCGGGCCCTCTATTTCGGCTGCGAATTCGACTCGGTGTGCGACCAGACCGCGGCGGTGCATGAGCTGAATCTTGAAAATCTCTCTGACCGGGTTCTTCTTCCCTCCGGCAGGCTCCACGTGGACGGCGCCTTCTATCTTGGCGGTGCCATCACCCTTTTGGCCACCGATCAAAAACGATACGGCACCAGTGAGAACACCGCCCTCTACCGGCTTCAGCCCGAGAACGGCGGCTGTGCGCTCATATTGGATCCGGACATGAGCTTTGGCAATTCCGTGGGCACGGACAGCCGCCTTTGGGGCGGAATCTCGGCCAAGGCCTCCTGCGATGCCCTGTACACCATCGTTACCGAGCAAAACGCTTCTCGTCTATACGTTTTTCGTGGCGGTGCCCTGCTTCCTCTTACCGCGTCCAAGGGCGCGGTGGACAGTTTTGATGTTGAGGGAGACCGCATCCTCTTCGTGGGCATGCGGGGGATGGGACTTGAGGAAATCTACGCACTGGACGCCCGGACCGGTGAGGAAAAACGCCTTACCGATATCAACGACGCCCTGCGCGGCCGGTACGTGGGCGAGCCCGAGAAACTCTCCTTTACCAACAGCGACGGCCTGTCCATCGACGGCTGGGTCATTCGTCCCAAGGGTTACGATCCCAGCCAAACCTATCCCGCCATTTTGGACATTCACGGCGGCCCCAAGACCGTCTATGGCGAGGTTTTCGTCCATGAGATGCAGCACTGGGCGTCGGAGGGCTACTTTGTGCTCTTCTGCAATCCCCGGGGAAGTGACGGACGAGGCAATGCGTTTGCCGATCTTCGGGGGAAATACGGCAGTATCGATTACCGGGACATCCTGGAATTCACGGATCAGGCGCTGCAGCGTTATCCCGCCATTGATCCCGCCCGGCTGGGCGTGGCCGGCGGCTCCTACGGCGGGTTCATGGTGAATTGGATCATAGGCCACACCGAGCGTTTTGCCGCAGCGGCCAGCCAGCGTTCCATCGCCAACTGGATGAGCAAGACGCTGACCACTGATATTGGTTATTATCATAATATGGACCAAATGGCGGCAACACCCTGGAACGGCGCCGATCGGATGTGGGATTTCTCTCCCCTCAAATACGCCGACCGGGTCAAGACACCCACTCTCTTCATTCATTCGAACGAGGATTACCGCTGCTGGATGGCGGAAGGGCTTCAGATGTTCACCGCCTTGAAGCTCCACGGCGTGCCCGCCCGGTTATGCCTCTTCAAGGGGGAAAACCACGAGCTTTCCCGCTCCGGCAAGCCCCAGCACCGGGTTCGCCGCCTTCAGGAGATGACCGAGTGGTTCAATCATTACCTTAAAGCGTAA
- a CDS encoding lactate racemase domain-containing protein: MESIYMEREAGAIQLQELERVFEKKLYPKLKGMRRILLIPPDITRLHSGAGRIAAMIYSRLKDEMTVDFIIALGTHLEMTRAELRQLFGMDIPLERIHFHRWRVDVAKIGEVPAAYVAELSGGRMNETIPVEVNRAVINGDYDFILSLGQVVPHEVVGMANYSKNIFVGLGGRAMIDATHYLGAVCGIENILGRIDTPVRKVLDYAGEHFLKDMPLYYAMTVVGEAEGKPAVKGFYLDNRRSAFEAAARLSQRINFEFVDRPMKKVVAYMDPGEFRTTWVGNKAIYRTRMMMADGGELIVLAPGIEAFGEDREVDDLLTRYGYRDTEGALALVAAGPLAQNRGVAAHMMHSSPDGRFRVTYGLDRMSRDKAVKGRIRFEDYGMLAKKYDPGRLKPGINWVDGEEVYFIPNPALGLWALRDRLEN, from the coding sequence GTGGAGAGCATCTACATGGAACGGGAAGCGGGCGCGATTCAGCTTCAGGAACTGGAGCGGGTCTTTGAAAAGAAGCTCTATCCCAAACTGAAGGGCATGCGGCGCATCCTCTTGATACCCCCGGACATCACCCGGCTGCACAGCGGGGCGGGCCGGATCGCCGCGATGATCTACAGCCGTTTGAAGGATGAAATGACGGTGGATTTCATCATCGCTCTTGGGACCCACCTTGAGATGACGCGGGCGGAGCTCCGGCAGCTGTTTGGTATGGACATTCCGTTGGAGCGGATCCATTTTCACCGCTGGCGGGTGGATGTAGCCAAGATCGGCGAGGTACCCGCCGCCTATGTGGCGGAGCTCTCCGGCGGACGGATGAATGAGACCATTCCCGTTGAAGTAAACCGTGCGGTGATCAATGGGGATTACGACTTCATCCTCTCCCTGGGTCAGGTGGTGCCCCATGAGGTTGTCGGCATGGCCAACTATTCCAAGAATATTTTTGTGGGCCTTGGCGGCCGGGCCATGATCGACGCCACCCACTATCTTGGCGCGGTGTGCGGCATTGAAAACATTTTGGGCCGCATCGACACGCCGGTTCGGAAGGTTCTGGATTATGCAGGGGAGCATTTTTTGAAGGATATGCCTCTCTATTACGCCATGACGGTGGTCGGTGAGGCCGAAGGCAAACCGGCTGTCAAGGGCTTCTATCTCGACAACCGCCGCAGCGCTTTTGAGGCCGCGGCCAGGCTCTCCCAGCGGATCAATTTTGAATTTGTGGACCGGCCCATGAAAAAGGTGGTGGCCTATATGGACCCCGGGGAATTCCGCACCACCTGGGTGGGCAACAAGGCCATCTACCGAACAAGAATGATGATGGCCGACGGCGGGGAACTCATCGTACTGGCGCCGGGCATCGAGGCCTTTGGCGAGGACCGGGAGGTGGACGATCTGCTTACCCGCTATGGATATCGGGATACGGAAGGCGCCTTGGCGCTGGTCGCCGCTGGGCCGTTGGCGCAGAACCGGGGCGTCGCGGCGCACATGATGCACTCCTCGCCCGACGGCCGCTTTAGGGTCACCTATGGTCTTGATAGGATGTCCAGGGATAAAGCGGTTAAGGGCCGTATCCGTTTTGAAGACTATGGAATGCTGGCAAAAAAGTACGATCCCGGCAGGCTGAAGCCCGGCATCAACTGGGTGGATGGGGAGGAGGTCTATTTTATCCCCAACCCGGCTCTGGGGCTTTGGGCACTGCGGGATCGGCTCGAGAACTAA
- a CDS encoding gluconokinase: MKVLALEASTSSAKAAVYKEGRGIVAQRVTAYPGTVCDVVSQNGEGVYGTLAESARAALDEGGRDIDVVSLCGIWPSLALLDGGGRCIAPILTWADTHASSTAQRYKRDEKRAWEIYYRTGCPVHSTFGLWKYLHLKEQGPELLDRAQMVTTQTGFLSQRFTGLPVASRCAVSASGMLNIHTLDWDEQALALMGIGTNRLPELTEPHAAFPMAKEAAKDLGLPAGTPVAVGGADGALNQIGQGGMAPGVMSFSVGTSGAIRLAVQKPILPRSANLWCHAMAEDVRLSGVATSGAGNCVQWFTKTLLGGRYDYAALERALVRVDRAEAPVFLPFLYGERGPGWRDDQRGGFVDVEGRHGVAEHYYALLEGILMNIYHCYTLLTESGKPERIVASGGIEASPFWLQMAADILQMPLELGENPHSSIMGAAAIGLRAVEAIPAYACFKAKTVRTVNPNPEMKDFYARRFRRYLGAYQKL; this comes from the coding sequence TTGAAGGTCTTGGCATTGGAAGCGAGCACATCCTCGGCAAAAGCGGCGGTCTATAAAGAGGGGCGGGGCATTGTAGCCCAGCGGGTGACAGCCTACCCCGGCACAGTGTGCGATGTGGTCTCTCAAAATGGCGAAGGCGTTTATGGAACCTTGGCGGAAAGCGCCCGGGCGGCTCTGGACGAAGGGGGCCGGGACATCGATGTTGTTTCCCTGTGCGGGATTTGGCCCAGCCTGGCACTGCTGGACGGCGGCGGCCGGTGCATCGCACCCATTCTGACCTGGGCGGACACCCATGCATCCTCCACGGCCCAGCGATATAAGAGGGACGAAAAAAGGGCCTGGGAAATCTATTACCGTACGGGCTGCCCGGTTCACAGCACCTTCGGGCTCTGGAAATATCTCCATTTGAAGGAGCAAGGGCCGGAGCTTTTGGACAGGGCGCAAATGGTCACCACTCAGACAGGATTTTTGTCCCAGCGGTTCACCGGCCTGCCGGTGGCGTCCCGCTGCGCTGTTTCCGCTTCCGGCATGTTAAATATCCATACGCTGGACTGGGATGAGCAGGCGCTGGCACTGATGGGCATTGGGACGAACCGTCTGCCGGAGCTCACCGAACCCCACGCCGCCTTCCCCATGGCAAAGGAGGCGGCAAAGGATCTGGGACTTCCTGCCGGTACACCGGTAGCGGTGGGCGGCGCCGACGGCGCCTTGAATCAGATTGGTCAGGGGGGTATGGCTCCGGGAGTGATGAGCTTTTCCGTGGGCACCAGCGGGGCCATCCGCTTGGCGGTGCAAAAGCCTATTCTGCCGCGCTCCGCCAACCTTTGGTGCCATGCAATGGCGGAGGATGTGCGCCTGTCAGGGGTCGCTACCTCTGGCGCAGGTAACTGTGTCCAGTGGTTCACAAAAACACTGCTGGGCGGCAGATACGATTACGCCGCACTGGAGCGGGCACTTGTCCGCGTGGACAGGGCCGAAGCGCCGGTGTTTCTGCCCTTTCTCTATGGGGAACGGGGTCCGGGCTGGCGGGACGATCAAAGAGGCGGTTTCGTGGACGTAGAGGGCCGCCATGGGGTGGCGGAACACTACTATGCTCTGCTCGAGGGCATTTTGATGAATATTTACCACTGCTACACCCTGTTAACCGAGAGCGGAAAGCCGGAGCGGATTGTGGCCAGCGGCGGAATCGAGGCTTCGCCCTTCTGGCTGCAGATGGCGGCGGATATTCTGCAGATGCCTCTGGAGCTTGGGGAAAATCCCCACAGCTCCATCATGGGTGCGGCGGCCATTGGCCTTCGTGCGGTGGAAGCGATTCCCGCTTATGCATGCTTTAAGGCCAAAACGGTGCGGACGGTGAACCCCAATCCGGAGATGAAGGATTTCTATGCACGGCGGTTTCGGCGTTATCTTGGAGCTTATCAAAAACTGTAA
- a CDS encoding SDR family oxidoreductase, with protein sequence MDQIAVITGGSGVLCSAIAKGMAREGWKIAILNRTPEKGQRIAEAIEAFGGMARVYPCDVQQKESIEAVRAEVLADFGRVDVLINGAGGNRPGATAGPNHSFFDLPEDDLRSVIDLNLMGTVLPSQVFGSVMESMGAGSIINIASMAGIRPLTNVVGYGAAKAAVVNFTQWLAVYMSQNVHPGIRVNAIAPGFFITDQNRYLLTEKGGGYTKRGEAVLAHTPMGRFGKPEDLVGAALFLADSEKSGFITGVVLPVDGGFAVTSI encoded by the coding sequence ATGGACCAGATTGCGGTGATCACCGGCGGCAGCGGCGTACTGTGCAGCGCTATCGCAAAAGGGATGGCACGGGAAGGCTGGAAGATTGCGATCCTGAACCGAACCCCGGAGAAAGGACAAAGGATTGCGGAAGCGATCGAGGCTTTTGGCGGTATGGCTCGGGTCTATCCCTGCGATGTCCAGCAAAAAGAAAGCATCGAGGCTGTGCGAGCAGAGGTTTTAGCCGATTTTGGCCGGGTGGATGTTTTGATCAACGGGGCGGGCGGCAACCGGCCGGGCGCCACCGCGGGTCCGAATCACTCCTTTTTTGATCTGCCCGAAGACGATTTGCGGAGCGTGATCGATCTCAACCTCATGGGGACGGTGCTGCCCAGCCAGGTTTTTGGCAGCGTCATGGAAAGCATGGGCGCTGGCAGCATTATCAATATTGCGTCCATGGCAGGGATCCGGCCTTTGACCAATGTGGTGGGCTATGGGGCGGCCAAGGCCGCTGTAGTGAATTTTACCCAGTGGCTGGCCGTGTACATGAGCCAGAATGTCCATCCCGGTATTCGGGTCAATGCCATTGCACCTGGATTTTTTATCACCGATCAAAACCGCTATCTGCTCACGGAAAAAGGCGGCGGATACACCAAACGAGGAGAAGCTGTTCTTGCCCATACGCCCATGGGGCGGTTCGGTAAACCGGAAGATTTGGTGGGCGCGGCACTTTTTCTCGCTGACAGTGAAAAATCCGGATTCATTACCGGCGTGGTACTGCCGGTGGACGGCGGCTTCGCCGTGACCAGCATATAG
- the gndA gene encoding NADP-dependent phosphogluconate dehydrogenase: MGQCDIALIGLGVMGQNLALNMESKGFRVAVYNLSAKVVEAFMEGRAQGKNIEGYVELMDLVGALKRPRRIMLMVKAGAPVDSVIDSLVSLLEPGDLIIDGGNSHFKDTIRRAQRLREQGVLYLGTGVSGGEEGALKGPSIMPGGSKRAYRLAADILEGIAAHVDGEPCCGYIGPEGAGHFVKTVHNGIEYGDMQLICEAYDLMRRVLGMDAKAMSEAFSAWNEGELNSYLIEITADILRRKDPETDKPIVDVILDRAGQKGTGKWTAQEALDLGVPASMLAEAVFARCMSARKDVRLKMAGIFGRPDKAQNVEREELLDGLGKAMYAAKICSYAQGFDVMQEASDFYEWDLNLGNIALLWRGGCIIRAQFLDRIKEAYRLNPKLENLMMDPYFENIMKQNEAALRQVVVLAAEAGVSVPSFSAALTYFDGIRCERWPHNLLQAQRDYFGAHTYERVDREGHFHTDWEA; encoded by the coding sequence ATGGGTCAGTGCGATATTGCTTTGATTGGACTTGGAGTCATGGGTCAGAATCTGGCTTTGAATATGGAATCAAAGGGCTTCCGGGTAGCGGTGTATAATCTTTCCGCCAAGGTGGTGGAGGCGTTTATGGAAGGGCGTGCCCAGGGCAAAAACATCGAGGGCTATGTTGAACTGATGGATCTTGTGGGCGCGCTGAAACGTCCGCGCAGGATCATGCTCATGGTGAAGGCGGGTGCGCCGGTGGATTCAGTGATCGATTCGCTGGTTTCGCTGCTGGAGCCTGGGGATTTGATCATCGATGGCGGCAACTCCCACTTCAAGGACACCATCCGGCGGGCCCAGCGGCTGCGGGAACAGGGTGTGCTGTATCTGGGCACGGGCGTATCCGGCGGAGAGGAAGGCGCCCTCAAAGGACCGAGCATCATGCCCGGCGGCTCCAAACGGGCCTACCGGCTGGCCGCCGATATCCTGGAGGGGATTGCCGCCCATGTGGATGGAGAACCCTGCTGCGGCTACATTGGGCCGGAAGGGGCGGGCCACTTTGTGAAGACCGTCCATAACGGCATCGAATACGGCGATATGCAGCTCATCTGTGAGGCCTACGATCTGATGAGGCGAGTGCTGGGCATGGATGCCAAGGCTATGTCCGAGGCATTCTCAGCCTGGAATGAAGGGGAACTCAATTCCTATCTCATCGAGATTACGGCGGATATCCTGCGCCGCAAGGACCCGGAGACGGACAAACCCATCGTGGACGTGATCTTGGATAGGGCGGGTCAGAAGGGCACTGGGAAATGGACCGCTCAGGAGGCGCTGGATCTTGGCGTTCCGGCGTCCATGCTGGCCGAGGCGGTATTTGCCCGCTGTATGTCCGCGAGGAAGGATGTGCGGCTCAAAATGGCCGGCATCTTTGGAAGACCGGACAAGGCTCAAAATGTGGAACGTGAGGAGCTGCTCGATGGACTGGGGAAGGCCATGTATGCAGCCAAGATATGCTCCTATGCTCAGGGCTTTGATGTGATGCAGGAGGCCTCGGACTTCTACGAATGGGATCTTAATTTGGGCAATATCGCGCTGCTCTGGCGGGGCGGATGTATCATCCGGGCCCAGTTTTTGGACCGCATCAAGGAGGCCTATCGGCTCAATCCTAAACTGGAGAATCTCATGATGGACCCCTACTTTGAAAATATCATGAAGCAAAATGAGGCCGCCCTGCGCCAAGTGGTTGTTCTGGCAGCGGAGGCGGGGGTCAGTGTTCCCAGCTTTTCAGCGGCGCTGACTTACTTTGACGGCATCCGCTGTGAACGCTGGCCCCACAATCTCTTGCAGGCCCAGCGGGATTATTTCGGCGCCCACACCTATGAGCGTGTGGACAGGGAAGGCCATTTCCACACCGATTGGGAGGCGTAG
- a CDS encoding NADH peroxidase yields MKKYVCQVCGYVHVGDSAPDKCPQCGAPRDKFMEKAEGEMQWADEHRVGVAQGVDPEVVEGLRANFTGECTEVGMYLAMSRQADREGYPEVAEAYKRIAFEEAEHAAKFAELLGEVVHADTKKNLQLRVEAEYGATQGKKDLATLAKKLGYDAIHDTVHEMCKDEARHGRAFKGLLERYFQ; encoded by the coding sequence ATGAAAAAGTATGTGTGTCAGGTCTGTGGTTATGTGCATGTGGGCGACAGCGCTCCCGACAAGTGTCCCCAGTGTGGTGCGCCCAGGGATAAGTTTATGGAGAAGGCCGAAGGCGAGATGCAGTGGGCCGATGAGCACCGTGTGGGTGTGGCCCAGGGTGTGGATCCCGAGGTGGTTGAAGGTCTTCGGGCAAATTTCACTGGCGAGTGCACCGAGGTGGGTATGTATCTGGCTATGAGCCGTCAGGCGGACCGCGAAGGCTATCCTGAGGTGGCCGAGGCTTACAAGCGTATCGCATTTGAAGAGGCGGAACATGCGGCTAAATTTGCTGAGCTTCTGGGCGAAGTGGTTCATGCCGACACGAAGAAGAACCTGCAGCTGCGGGTGGAAGCCGAGTACGGCGCAACGCAGGGCAAGAAGGATCTGGCAACGCTGGCCAAGAAGCTGGGCTACGATGCTATCCATGACACCGTACACGAGATGTGCAAGGATGAAGCCCGCCACGGCCGTGCATTTAAGGGCCTGCTGGAGCGCTATTTCCAATAA